The DNA window CCCGGCTGGAACTGACGGCCCTGCTGCCCGACTGGCTGAGCCGGTGGGCCGATCAGGACGAGAACATGAACCTGCGGACGGCCATCCCCCTGCTGTTTCTGGGGCTGGTTACGGGCATCTGGCTGGTCGTTACCCGGCAGCCGCTACGAAGCTGGGGCATTGCCTGGCTGGGGCTGGTCGGGGTCGTGGGGCTGGCCGAAGCGGGTCAGCTGCTTCAGCCGCTGCGCCACTTCGACTGGGGCGATATTGGCTGGGGAGCAGCCGGGAGCGCGGCCGGTCTGCTGGTAGAGGGGAGTTTTGGGCGGCTACTGGTCACACACCGGTAGCCTACGGAAACAGCCCCGATTGAACGAAACGTATTAACTGGTCATCAGGACGACTACCATTATTTATGGAAAACAAACGTATCTTAATCTACAGTCAGGCATTTGCCCCCGATCACAGCGGCATTCCCATCTACGCATCGGACTTTGCGTTCTATTGTGCCGAAAAAGGCCACGATGTCGACGTAATCACCGGATTTCCGTTTTACCCGCAGTGGAAAAAACGCCCGGAAGATAAAGGCAAACTGTTCGCGACCGACGTCATCAACAACGTCACGATTCACCGGGGCTATCTCTACGTGCCGAGCAATCCATCGACGTTCGGCCGGATTCTGCACGAGCTGTCGCTGGCGTTTTTTGCGCTGATCAACTCCTGCCGGGTCAAGCGCCCCGACGTCATCGTTGTCTTCACGACGCCCGTTATCATTGGCGTACTGGCAGCTTTCATGAACTTGTTCTGGCGTCGGAAGCTGGTTATCAACGTGCAGGACTTTCAGGTTGAAGCGGCTCATTCACTGGGTATGATGAGTGATTCTCCGGTGCTGAAAGCTACCGAAGCGCTGGAAGTCTGGAGCTATAATCAGGCCGATTACGTGTCCAGTATCTCCGACAGTATGCTCGATCTGCTACGCCACCGGAAGCAGTTACCAGCGGAAAAAGTGCTTTCGTGGCCCAACTGGAACCACAGCGACGACAGCACTACCGAACGGCCACCAGCGGGTCTGTTCCGTAAAAAGTACGGCTTCTCACCCGACACGAAACTGATCGGCTACGCGGGTAACATCGGTAAAAAACAGGGCCTCGACGTGATGCTCGATGCCGCCCTGGCTTTTGCCGGCACGCCCAACCTGCATTTTCTCATCATCGGCGAAGGGGCTGATCTGGAGCGACTCAAAGAGTACGCAGCAGCCAAGTCTATCCCAAACGTGACGTTCATGCCGTTTCTAAACCCGGCCGAGTACCTGACGTTTCTGGCCGATGTCGATGCGGTATTCATTGCGCAGGTTAAGGTTGCGTTCGACATCTACTTCCCGTCCAAGCTGCTGGGTATCATGGCGATGGAGCAACTGCTTATCATCAACGCCGATGCCGACTCTGAGCTGTACAAGACAACCAAAAAACACGATCTGGCGCTGGTGAGCGACTACGGCGATATGGATACCCTGCGCCGGCAGATTGGGCTCGTATTGGCTGATGATCCGATCGTAGACCGGCACAAGACGGCGGCTGGTCAGTTTGTGCGTCAGTTCCGGCGCGATGTCGTGCTGTCGCGCATCCTGTCAACCCTCACCGAAACACCCGTAGCTCTACCATCGCTGAAAGAAGCAACCCTGTAATGACTGTGTACGACGTTCCTGCTGCCCGATTCAACACCCTTCGCCTTTCCCGGTGGATTGGCGGTTGCACACGCCTGCTGATTCTCCTCTTCAGCAGTGGTGTGCAGCCGGTTATTGGGCAGCAGGCTCGTCCTATCTCGTTTTCCTATAGCCTGAGCGACTCAGCCACCACTTCGGCCGGGCTGTTTGGCGCTGACTCCACGCTGATAGCTACTCTGTGGTCGGCCCGGCTAACACCCCCGGTACCTTCTCGGCCGCCCTCGCCCCCACCGACCAGACCGGACGCGCCCTGCCCCCCGGCAGCTACCACGTCCGCGTCCTGAGTAGCCGCGTGCGCTACCAGTGGCAGGGCGTGCTGGCCAACTCCTCCACCGCGGCCCGCGTCGCCCCCGCCCGCCAGCACCGCGCCTTCCAGCCCATCCAGGCCATGGCCTTCGCCCCCAACGGCCAGTACGCCTTTGCCGCCCTGGGCTACGCTGAGGGTAACCCCGCCCAGATCAAACTCGACCCCCGCCAGCCCCAGGCCCGCACCGAGCTCTTCGCCAAAGGCACCACCGACCAGGCCTCCCGGCTGGTGGCCACCGACGGGCAGAGCGTCTACTGGGGAGGCTACGAGGGGGTCTCCAACGGGGGGCGCTGGTTTGTCTTTGCCACCAACGCCAGCACCGATGCCGAGGTGAGCTTTGCCAGCGGTCGCTCGCTGCCCATGACCCACGGGCGGACCTACGCGTCGTGCATCGACGTCATCGAGTCGACTGATGGGCGGATGGGGGGCTGGCCGTGCAGGCAAAGGGGCGCTACCTGTTTGTGAGCCACCCGGCCCGGCATGAGCTGCGGGTGTTCGACAAGAGCAGCGGCTCGCTGGTGGCCACCGAGTTTCTCAACGACGGGGGGCGCTGGCCGTCGACGGCCAGGACCGGCTGTGGGTAGTGAACGGGACGACGGTGGTGCGCTACTCGGTGAGCAGTCAGGGTCGGCTGAGCGGGGTGGAGCAGCCGCTGGGTGGGCTGGTAGCCCCCGTGTCGGTGGCGGTGAGTCCGGTCGACGGGACGGTGGCGGTGCTGGAGGGGGGCACTCGTCAGCAGCTGCGTGGCTACCGGGGTAGCGACGGGGCTAGCCAGTGGGTGCGGGGGGTGGCGGGCGGCTACCTGACCGACCCGGTGGTGAGCGATGAGAAGTTTTACGTCACCGACGGGCTGGGGGTTAGTGACGGGGTGTTTGTGAGTTACGGGGCTGACGGCAGCGTGTGGGTT is part of the Spirosoma rhododendri genome and encodes:
- a CDS encoding glycosyltransferase family 4 protein, which encodes MENKRILIYSQAFAPDHSGIPIYASDFAFYCAEKGHDVDVITGFPFYPQWKKRPEDKGKLFATDVINNVTIHRGYLYVPSNPSTFGRILHELSLAFFALINSCRVKRPDVIVVFTTPVIIGVLAAFMNLFWRRKLVINVQDFQVEAAHSLGMMSDSPVLKATEALEVWSYNQADYVSSISDSMLDLLRHRKQLPAEKVLSWPNWNHSDDSTTERPPAGLFRKKYGFSPDTKLIGYAGNIGKKQGLDVMLDAALAFAGTPNLHFLIIGEGADLERLKEYAAAKSIPNVTFMPFLNPAEYLTFLADVDAVFIAQVKVAFDIYFPSKLLGIMAMEQLLIINADADSELYKTTKKHDLALVSDYGDMDTLRRQIGLVLADDPIVDRHKTAAGQFVRQFRRDVVLSRILSTLTETPVALPSLKEATL